From Pseudothermotoga thermarum DSM 5069, a single genomic window includes:
- a CDS encoding outer membrane protein assembly factor BamB family protein, producing MKWKYKTAGRVLSSPAIGKDGMIYVGSDGGNIYALNPDGTFKWRYKTGDNVQSSPAIGSDGTIYVGSWDRNIYALNPNGTLKWKFKTGEAVRSSPGIGQDGTIYVGSYDGCLYALNPDGTLKWSYPTGGWVRSSPAIDADGTIYVGSYDGYIYALNPDGTLKWRFQTDDLVPSSPAISKDGTVYVGARDEYIYALNSNGTLKWKYKTGGEVWSSPAISSDGTIYVGSSDGELYAIGD from the coding sequence TTGAAATGGAAGTATAAAACTGCCGGAAGGGTGTTATCATCCCCAGCGATAGGCAAAGACGGCATGATTTACGTGGGATCGGATGGTGGAAACATATACGCGCTGAACCCCGATGGAACATTCAAGTGGAGGTATAAAACTGGTGACAATGTGCAGTCAAGCCCAGCGATAGGTTCAGACGGTACGATTTATGTTGGATCATGGGATAGAAATATCTATGCGTTAAATCCAAATGGGACGTTGAAATGGAAGTTTAAGACTGGTGAAGCGGTGCGATCGTCTCCAGGGATAGGGCAGGATGGCACGATTTACGTTGGATCGTACGATGGATGCTTATACGCTCTGAATCCTGATGGAACATTGAAATGGAGCTATCCAACCGGTGGATGGGTACGATCATCTCCGGCGATAGACGCAGACGGCACGATTTATGTTGGATCGTATGATGGATATATCTACGCTTTGAATCCCGATGGTACGTTGAAATGGAGGTTTCAAACTGATGATTTGGTGCCATCATCACCGGCGATAAGCAAAGACGGTACGGTTTATGTAGGAGCAAGGGATGAATACATCTACGCTTTGAACAGTAACGGAACGTTGAAATGGAAGTACAAAACAGGTGGTGAGGTGTGGTCGTCTCCAGCAATAAGTTCAGATGGCACAATTTACGTGGGATCCAGCGATGGAGAATTGTACGCAATTGGTGATTAA
- a CDS encoding PQQ-binding-like beta-propeller repeat protein — translation MKRSVFVLLFALCLWLAVSCVASSLANSPWPKFRGDAQNTGRSPYSGPQTPTLKWMYKTGGSVESSPVIGSDGTIYVGSWDKNVYALDPNGTLKWRFETDDRVISSPAIGSDGTIYVGQRMDTSML, via the coding sequence ATGAAAAGGTCAGTGTTTGTTTTGCTGTTTGCGCTATGTTTATGGCTTGCGGTAAGTTGTGTGGCATCAAGTCTTGCAAACAGCCCTTGGCCAAAATTCAGGGGAGATGCACAGAACACAGGAAGAAGCCCATATTCAGGACCACAAACACCAACGTTGAAGTGGATGTACAAAACCGGTGGAAGCGTGGAATCATCTCCAGTGATAGGTTCAGATGGCACGATCTACGTTGGGTCGTGGGATAAAAATGTCTATGCTTTAGATCCGAATGGAACGTTGAAGTGGAGATTTGAAACTGATGATCGTGTGATCTCGTCTCCAGCTATAGGCTCGGACGGCACAATTTACGTGGGTCAGCGGATGGATACATCTATGCTTTGA
- a CDS encoding ATP-binding protein, with protein MAFTLVARPHEDIIKGKLTMDVFAADLWQVLIKKAPIEYQDRDLFFKRTYETENLRRIFSIAENRLKGKSGDSVIQLQTPFGGGKTHTLIALYHKAQEWGAKTVVLDGTAFDPKEIRLWEEIERQLTGKVEITSGDNAPGKDKLLRILAENSPVLILMDEVLEYVTKAEAVKVGDSNLAAQTLAFMQELTGAVSAVGEALLVLTLPSSAPDHYSENAERFLQQLQKVTGRTEKIHAPVGEEEIGHVIRKRLFESVDEAKVKEIVDQFVEYAKVEGLLDGEEAISYRERFIRSYPFKPEVVDVLYKRWGSFPSFQRTRGVLRLLSLVVHDLLNDRLPFIRLGDFNLRNDEIRRELIKHIGEEWDSIISQDITSTDSGASKVDREIQSTFRPFKLGTVVGTTIFMYSHSGGTEKGTTMREIKISTVYPKDIPSSIVDTIVMELKRQEFYLSDEGLYFTNQPNLNRILLMREENVSEQEIIHKEREIIEDSIAKDRESKFKVYIWPQSHKDIPDDERFKLVILSKAEPEMEFMEKYGEGFRTYRNTLFFLCTDETSKDGFHRFLRRLIAQELVASDKRISLTENQRQELENKIRNAKNKVYEELRRYYRKLFVPGRNVFRTIDLGIPAYSETALTSEIYRRLKDEEGEIVEQISPLVIKSKYFPEDKEYLETRTLYETFLRTPGEMRVLSKEAFIKSIAQGVKSGLFGLGYLKEGEPECLYFKEEAKVELVDGEIILSEKLCLKKREEAKVEPAYFPEDQYEPVKSAQQILEPVDEKEAYSSPKTGIHEYKNVKLKLRVPKENLSEIVRIVLLLAKRFNKHDIRVEIKMSGGSIESTEYEDKVEEALRQGKIEIEEKELD; from the coding sequence ATGGCGTTTACTTTGGTGGCAAGACCCCATGAGGACATAATCAAAGGAAAGCTTACGATGGATGTTTTCGCAGCTGACTTATGGCAGGTGCTCATTAAAAAAGCACCCATTGAGTATCAGGACAGGGATCTGTTTTTCAAGAGAACATATGAGACGGAGAACCTAAGGAGGATATTCTCAATAGCCGAGAATCGATTGAAAGGGAAAAGTGGAGATTCTGTGATTCAACTCCAAACTCCCTTCGGAGGGGGTAAAACGCACACGCTGATAGCACTTTACCACAAGGCTCAAGAGTGGGGCGCTAAAACTGTTGTGCTGGACGGCACCGCTTTTGACCCGAAGGAAATACGGTTGTGGGAAGAAATAGAAAGGCAGCTTACGGGGAAAGTGGAAATCACAAGTGGAGATAACGCTCCTGGCAAGGACAAACTGTTAAGGATTCTTGCTGAGAATTCGCCTGTTCTTATACTGATGGACGAGGTCCTGGAGTACGTTACAAAAGCTGAGGCGGTTAAGGTTGGAGACTCCAACCTGGCAGCTCAGACACTTGCCTTCATGCAAGAGTTAACAGGAGCAGTATCTGCGGTGGGAGAAGCCCTCTTGGTGCTGACGTTACCGTCGAGCGCACCTGATCACTACAGCGAAAATGCGGAGAGATTCCTTCAGCAGTTGCAAAAGGTAACCGGCAGAACCGAGAAAATCCATGCTCCCGTTGGTGAAGAAGAGATAGGGCACGTAATAAGAAAAAGACTCTTTGAATCTGTCGATGAAGCTAAGGTAAAAGAAATTGTGGATCAATTCGTTGAATACGCAAAAGTAGAAGGACTTTTAGACGGCGAAGAAGCCATAAGTTACAGGGAAAGGTTTATCAGAAGCTATCCGTTTAAGCCCGAAGTTGTAGATGTGCTGTACAAAAGATGGGGGTCATTTCCCTCTTTTCAGAGAACAAGGGGAGTGTTGAGATTGCTTTCCTTGGTTGTACACGATCTTCTGAATGATAGACTGCCGTTCATCAGACTTGGCGACTTCAACTTGAGGAACGATGAAATAAGAAGAGAATTGATAAAACACATCGGCGAAGAATGGGACAGTATCATTTCTCAAGACATAACTTCAACAGATTCCGGTGCCTCAAAGGTAGACAGGGAAATACAATCCACATTCAGGCCTTTCAAACTTGGAACCGTTGTTGGCACAACAATTTTCATGTACTCGCATTCCGGTGGAACGGAGAAAGGAACAACGATGCGAGAAATTAAGATAAGCACCGTGTATCCGAAGGATATACCAAGTTCAATCGTGGACACAATCGTCATGGAATTGAAAAGACAAGAGTTTTACCTGTCCGACGAGGGGTTGTACTTCACGAATCAACCCAATTTGAACAGAATACTCCTCATGCGCGAGGAAAATGTATCGGAGCAAGAAATTATCCATAAAGAGCGAGAAATCATAGAGGACTCTATAGCCAAAGACAGGGAATCGAAATTCAAAGTCTACATATGGCCGCAGTCTCATAAAGACATTCCGGACGACGAGAGATTCAAACTCGTCATACTAAGTAAAGCCGAACCTGAGATGGAGTTTATGGAAAAATACGGGGAAGGGTTTCGAACATATCGCAACACATTGTTTTTCCTCTGTACGGATGAAACAAGCAAAGACGGCTTTCACAGATTCCTGCGAAGACTTATTGCTCAAGAACTTGTAGCCTCGGACAAACGGATTTCTTTAACAGAGAATCAAAGGCAGGAATTGGAAAACAAAATCAGAAATGCGAAGAACAAAGTCTACGAAGAGCTAAGAAGGTACTATCGGAAGCTGTTCGTTCCTGGGAGGAATGTTTTCAGAACGATAGATTTAGGAATTCCAGCCTACAGTGAAACAGCATTGACTTCTGAGATATATAGACGACTAAAAGACGAAGAAGGTGAAATTGTTGAGCAGATCTCCCCTCTTGTGATCAAGAGCAAGTATTTCCCCGAAGACAAAGAGTATCTGGAAACGAGAACGCTCTACGAAACTTTTCTGAGAACGCCGGGAGAAATGCGAGTATTGTCAAAAGAGGCTTTCATCAAGAGCATAGCACAAGGTGTTAAAAGCGGCCTGTTTGGCTTGGGTTACCTGAAGGAGGGCGAACCGGAGTGCTTGTATTTTAAAGAAGAAGCAAAAGTGGAGCTTGTCGATGGCGAAATCATACTTTCAGAAAAACTGTGCTTGAAGAAACGTGAGGAAGCAAAGGTAGAACCTGCCTACTTTCCAGAGGATCAGTATGAACCTGTGAAATCTGCACAGCAAATCCTCGAGCCAGTTGATGAAAAAGAAGCTTACAGTTCACCAAAAACTGGGATTCATGAATACAAAAATGTGAAACTGAAGCTAAGGGTACCAAAAGAGAATTTGTCTGAGATAGTGCGAATCGTTCTCCTCTTGGCAAAAAGATTCAATAAGCATGACATCAGGGTCGAAATCAAAATGAGTGGCGGAAGCATTGAATCCACGGAATACGAAGACAAAGTAGAAGAGGCTCTGAGGCAAGGAAAAATCGAAATCGAGGAAAAAGAACTCGATTGA
- a CDS encoding DUF1156 domain-containing protein yields the protein MEERFIENSFPVKEISEISAKEKNIRHGHISTLHIWWARRPLASSRATAYAALIPAADDPIQWDKTRQFIIELSKWENSLNPSIIEKARRDILNANGGRPPRVLDPFSGGGSIPLEALRLGCETHAAEYNPVAVLILKCTLEYPQKYGKIVKVKNKVGLAEIDAQANLLVEDVKKWGNWVLKEAEKEIGQFYPKDENGEIPVGYIWSRTVPCQNPACNAEIPLMRQYWLAKKDRKKVSLYPYVEGKEVKFKIVGDGYEQMPKGFDPEKGTVSRAVVVCPVCGSVIDDKTTRKLFQQGKAGQKMVAIVLNSKSGKKYRIATRKDLETYQEAEKYLREKREKLMDEWLLDPVPDEELPPKETLGFRVQRYGMAKWGDLFNSRQKLALITFVEKVRLAYKRMLEEGYDKDYAKAVVSYLALGVSRTSDFASNLCRWHPQWEFIPNTFARQALPMSWDYAELNLFSPILAGTFESMLNQVKRVIEEVSKVGSNYATTMQSSATSLPYPDNYFDAVFTDPPYYDNVPYSYISDFFYVWLKRSIGDLYPELFVTPLTPKAKEIVAYSHTHGGLEAGKKYFEEMLKKAFQEMYRVLKPNGIVTIVYGHKSTSGWETLINSLLDSELVVTASWPIDTEMKARLRAKESAALASSIYLVCRKIERKDIGWFSELKQEIKDYLSEKLERLWQEGVSGADFFISAIGASIEIFGRYKKVMDFEGNEIATSRLLEYVREVVTDYAVKQILHNGIASELSALTRFYILWRWTYGESKVEFDDARKLAQSTGIDIEKEWNKGFIRKVKEFIEVLGPHERKLEELENSSELIDVLHRVLICWKEGRKDEMKKVLAETGYGTKDVFYKVAQAISETLGNESKEKRLLDGFLTGKDSLIEEIKGGGQGRLFA from the coding sequence ATGGAAGAAAGATTTATAGAAAATAGCTTTCCAGTCAAAGAAATCAGCGAAATATCCGCCAAGGAAAAAAACATAAGACACGGGCATATTTCAACCTTGCATATCTGGTGGGCAAGAAGACCTCTGGCAAGCTCAAGGGCAACTGCGTACGCAGCTTTAATTCCTGCAGCGGACGACCCAATCCAGTGGGATAAGACAAGGCAGTTCATAATAGAACTTTCAAAATGGGAAAATTCGTTAAATCCCAGCATCATTGAAAAAGCAAGAAGAGACATTTTAAACGCCAACGGGGGAAGACCTCCAAGAGTTTTGGATCCATTTTCAGGAGGAGGATCGATACCACTGGAAGCCCTGAGACTTGGCTGTGAAACCCACGCTGCGGAATACAATCCAGTTGCTGTTCTAATTTTGAAATGCACGCTCGAATATCCTCAAAAATATGGAAAAATCGTGAAAGTAAAAAACAAGGTAGGTTTGGCAGAAATAGATGCTCAAGCAAATCTTCTTGTTGAGGACGTTAAAAAGTGGGGAAACTGGGTGTTAAAAGAAGCCGAAAAAGAAATCGGACAGTTTTATCCAAAGGATGAAAACGGTGAAATTCCTGTGGGATACATTTGGTCGAGAACCGTTCCATGCCAAAATCCAGCCTGCAACGCGGAAATTCCGCTAATGCGTCAATACTGGCTTGCAAAGAAAGATAGGAAAAAGGTTTCACTGTATCCTTATGTGGAAGGAAAAGAGGTCAAGTTTAAGATAGTTGGAGATGGATACGAACAAATGCCGAAGGGTTTTGATCCGGAAAAAGGAACCGTTTCAAGAGCCGTTGTGGTATGCCCGGTGTGCGGTTCTGTGATAGACGATAAAACGACGAGAAAGCTTTTTCAGCAGGGCAAAGCGGGACAGAAAATGGTGGCAATAGTTTTGAATTCAAAGAGCGGTAAGAAATACAGAATTGCTACCAGGAAAGATCTGGAAACTTACCAGGAAGCGGAAAAATACCTGCGGGAAAAAAGGGAAAAACTGATGGACGAGTGGTTGCTCGATCCTGTGCCGGATGAAGAGCTACCACCAAAAGAAACTCTGGGATTTAGGGTTCAAAGATATGGAATGGCAAAATGGGGAGATCTTTTCAACTCTCGGCAAAAACTGGCTTTGATCACCTTTGTGGAGAAAGTCAGACTTGCGTATAAAAGGATGCTTGAAGAAGGGTACGACAAAGACTACGCAAAGGCTGTGGTAAGTTATTTGGCTTTGGGAGTAAGCAGAACCTCTGATTTTGCAAGTAATTTATGCAGATGGCATCCACAGTGGGAATTCATTCCAAACACCTTTGCTCGACAAGCGTTACCAATGTCTTGGGATTATGCTGAATTGAATTTATTTTCCCCTATATTAGCTGGAACCTTTGAAAGTATGCTGAACCAAGTTAAACGAGTGATTGAAGAAGTTTCAAAAGTTGGTTCTAATTATGCTACAACTATGCAGTCCTCCGCCACGTCTCTTCCTTATCCTGACAACTACTTCGACGCAGTTTTCACGGATCCGCCGTATTATGACAACGTTCCTTATTCTTATATTTCCGACTTTTTCTACGTATGGCTCAAAAGAAGTATCGGAGATCTGTATCCAGAATTGTTTGTAACACCTTTGACGCCAAAGGCAAAGGAAATAGTAGCTTACTCTCACACTCATGGAGGTTTGGAGGCAGGAAAGAAATATTTTGAGGAAATGCTCAAAAAAGCCTTCCAAGAAATGTACCGTGTTCTGAAACCGAACGGCATAGTGACGATTGTTTACGGTCACAAATCGACCTCTGGGTGGGAAACTTTGATCAATTCTCTTTTGGATTCGGAACTTGTGGTAACGGCTTCGTGGCCTATTGATACGGAGATGAAGGCAAGATTGAGAGCAAAGGAATCTGCTGCCTTGGCATCGTCCATCTACCTTGTGTGCAGGAAAATCGAGAGAAAAGACATTGGATGGTTCAGCGAGTTGAAGCAGGAAATAAAAGACTATTTATCCGAAAAGTTGGAAAGGTTATGGCAAGAGGGAGTGAGTGGTGCGGACTTTTTCATCTCAGCCATAGGCGCTTCGATCGAAATTTTTGGAAGGTACAAAAAAGTGATGGACTTTGAAGGAAACGAGATAGCAACAAGCAGATTACTTGAATATGTTAGAGAAGTGGTTACAGATTACGCAGTTAAGCAGATTTTACACAATGGGATAGCTTCGGAGCTTTCCGCACTCACGCGGTTTTACATCTTGTGGCGATGGACCTATGGAGAATCAAAGGTAGAGTTTGACGATGCGAGAAAACTTGCCCAGTCTACGGGAATTGATATCGAAAAAGAGTGGAACAAAGGGTTCATCCGAAAGGTGAAAGAATTTATAGAGGTGCTTGGACCGCATGAAAGAAAGCTTGAAGAGTTGGAGAATTCATCGGAATTGATCGATGTTTTGCACAGGGTTCTCATTTGCTGGAAAGAGGGAAGAAAGGATGAGATGAAGAAAGTTCTTGCCGAAACTGGATACGGTACCAAGGACGTCTTTTACAAAGTGGCTCAAGCCATCTCAGAAACTCTGGGGAATGAGAGCAAGGAGAAAAGGCTTCTTGATGGTTTCTTAACGGGCAAAGACAGTTTGATCGAGGAAATAAAAGGCGGGGGTCAAGGGAGGTTGTTCGCATGA
- a CDS encoding helicase-related protein produces the protein MLNGGEVVKGDYWNEPVKIEKVDIIGDHVRIVGSTLYTKRHIDQLLRKRDIEKLQIVNQMIDFSSSAQDVFLFVEAIRFKYASLFDPFLAMNVSKIDPLPFQIEAVYGYALKQPRIRFLIADDPGAGKTVMAGLIIKELKLRKLASRILIVVPGHLKDQWRRELSDKFNEKFIVLDRHTFDSHYGENPWEVNDQVISSLDFAKQDDILPSLSSVHWDLVVVDEAHKMAAYSYGENKTEKTQRYKLGEILSKTSNHLLFLTATPHKGDPDNFRLFLDLLYPGFFATSELVEKSLENKDNPLFIRRLKEDLRDFQGRPIFTRRFTQTIKFRLSEKEKMLYNAVSRYVVEQYNKSLANTKKRNVAFALLILQRRMASSNYALLQSLRRRKSRLEEILKGGKEREKEPSIDYETLEDLEELEEQDRWKKEEEWETLTFAQSAEELKEEIKTIDGLIDMVKEIINEESEVKLLELKKAIEEGFKKIREMNGEPKILIFTESKDTLDYLVSKIRSWGYKVNFIHGSMQLQDRIEAEKIFKNETEVMVATEAAGEGINLQFCHLMINYDIPWNPTRLEQRMGRIHRYGQTRDVYIFNLVAEDTKEGEILTKLLEKLEEIKNKLGSDKVFDVVGHIYSDREFYQLIVDAVTQAKTMDEILSQIDIRVDQEYISKIKQVLGESLATKFIDYSKIKEMFEKAEECRLIPEYLERFFKKAFERSGGKFRETKDGFIAVESIPAEIKMIANDVDFKNRFGPLVSSYKKITFDKEKASKSSDSEFVSFGHPLFEALIEWVMENFVENVKKGAVFTDPSGTYDGFIWFYIGEIRDGKGEIAGRKIIAVYDNGKEKREIDPSVLWDLAPSEEPAESMEIKDSDLLPFVIEAVEKYKEEIRKERERQAKIKEKYGVQSLEYLILELDADLAELYEREERGEKVKPAIDRKKEQKSRYEKAKEDLEKEIKEEQSLTISTPELLTVVRVIPQVGEMAENEEIEKIGMQIAMEYERDQGRVPEDVSRENLGFDIRSRGKEEIRYIEVKARAKDGEIILTPNEWIKARMLREKYWLYVVTNAENNPELYIINNPAENLKAIEKVEVVRYIINPEEWKRKRMEVLKWKKDL, from the coding sequence ATGCTAAACGGTGGAGAAGTTGTGAAAGGCGATTATTGGAACGAACCAGTTAAGATAGAAAAAGTGGACATAATAGGAGATCACGTAAGAATCGTTGGCTCCACCTTGTATACGAAACGGCACATCGATCAGTTGTTGAGAAAGAGAGATATCGAGAAATTACAGATTGTAAACCAGATGATAGATTTTTCTTCTTCAGCTCAGGATGTCTTTCTCTTCGTTGAAGCTATCCGATTTAAGTATGCTTCTTTGTTTGACCCCTTTTTGGCGATGAACGTCTCCAAAATCGATCCTTTGCCCTTTCAGATAGAAGCTGTTTACGGATACGCGTTAAAGCAACCTCGAATAAGATTTTTGATAGCGGATGACCCTGGAGCGGGCAAAACAGTGATGGCAGGTTTGATAATCAAAGAACTGAAGCTCAGAAAACTGGCTTCTCGAATACTAATTGTTGTACCGGGTCATTTAAAGGACCAATGGAGAAGGGAACTGAGTGACAAATTCAACGAGAAGTTCATAGTCTTAGATAGGCACACTTTTGATAGTCACTACGGAGAGAATCCCTGGGAAGTAAACGATCAAGTGATTTCCTCTCTGGATTTTGCGAAGCAAGATGATATTTTACCGTCCCTAAGTTCCGTTCATTGGGACCTGGTTGTGGTGGACGAAGCCCACAAAATGGCTGCTTACTCTTATGGGGAGAACAAAACCGAAAAAACCCAGCGGTACAAGCTGGGAGAGATTCTTTCGAAAACGTCAAATCATCTTCTATTTCTTACAGCAACACCCCATAAAGGAGATCCAGACAACTTCAGGTTATTTTTGGACTTACTTTATCCGGGATTCTTTGCAACTTCCGAATTGGTGGAGAAATCCCTTGAAAACAAGGATAATCCTCTGTTCATAAGAAGATTGAAAGAAGATCTGCGAGACTTTCAAGGTAGACCTATCTTCACGAGAAGATTTACGCAAACCATCAAATTTAGGCTGTCCGAGAAGGAAAAGATGCTTTACAACGCCGTTTCACGGTATGTGGTTGAACAGTACAACAAATCCTTGGCAAACACCAAGAAGCGAAATGTGGCGTTCGCACTTTTGATTCTTCAAAGAAGAATGGCGTCGAGTAACTATGCACTTCTGCAGTCACTAAGAAGAAGAAAGAGTAGGCTTGAAGAAATTCTAAAAGGAGGCAAGGAGAGAGAAAAAGAACCTTCCATAGACTACGAGACACTCGAAGATCTTGAAGAACTTGAGGAACAAGACAGGTGGAAGAAAGAAGAAGAATGGGAAACCCTGACATTTGCGCAAAGTGCCGAAGAACTGAAAGAAGAAATCAAAACGATAGATGGTTTGATCGACATGGTTAAGGAAATCATAAATGAGGAATCTGAGGTAAAGCTTCTGGAACTCAAGAAAGCCATAGAAGAAGGTTTCAAGAAGATAAGAGAAATGAACGGTGAACCTAAGATTCTCATCTTCACTGAATCAAAGGACACTTTAGACTACCTTGTAAGCAAGATTCGGAGTTGGGGCTATAAAGTCAACTTCATTCACGGGTCGATGCAACTACAAGATAGAATAGAAGCCGAGAAGATTTTCAAGAATGAGACAGAAGTGATGGTTGCAACTGAAGCTGCCGGAGAAGGAATTAACCTTCAATTTTGCCATTTAATGATCAACTACGACATTCCATGGAATCCAACACGATTGGAACAAAGGATGGGAAGGATTCATCGATATGGTCAGACGAGAGACGTTTACATTTTCAACCTTGTTGCAGAGGACACCAAAGAAGGGGAAATTCTAACAAAGCTTTTGGAAAAACTTGAAGAAATCAAGAACAAGCTTGGAAGCGACAAAGTCTTTGATGTTGTCGGTCATATCTATTCGGACAGAGAATTTTATCAACTAATTGTTGATGCTGTTACTCAGGCAAAAACCATGGACGAGATCCTGAGCCAAATAGACATAAGAGTGGATCAAGAGTACATTTCAAAAATCAAGCAAGTCCTCGGAGAATCTCTCGCAACTAAATTTATAGATTATTCCAAGATCAAGGAGATGTTTGAAAAAGCGGAAGAATGCAGACTTATACCTGAATATTTGGAAAGGTTTTTCAAAAAAGCGTTCGAAAGATCTGGTGGTAAATTCAGGGAGACCAAGGATGGATTCATAGCTGTCGAGTCAATACCTGCCGAGATAAAAATGATTGCAAACGACGTTGACTTCAAAAACAGATTTGGACCGTTAGTAAGCAGCTATAAAAAGATAACCTTCGACAAAGAAAAAGCCTCTAAAAGCTCGGATTCGGAATTTGTATCCTTTGGTCATCCACTTTTTGAAGCTTTGATTGAATGGGTTATGGAAAATTTCGTCGAAAACGTTAAAAAAGGTGCCGTTTTCACAGACCCATCCGGAACGTACGACGGGTTCATTTGGTTTTACATAGGAGAGATCAGAGACGGAAAAGGTGAAATCGCGGGAAGAAAAATCATTGCAGTCTACGATAATGGCAAAGAGAAGAGAGAAATCGATCCTTCTGTTCTCTGGGATTTGGCGCCATCTGAAGAACCCGCCGAATCGATGGAAATAAAAGATAGCGATCTTCTGCCTTTTGTGATAGAAGCCGTAGAGAAGTATAAAGAAGAGATAAGAAAAGAAAGGGAGCGGCAAGCAAAAATCAAAGAAAAATACGGAGTTCAATCTCTTGAATACCTTATACTTGAGCTTGATGCAGATCTTGCCGAACTTTACGAAAGAGAAGAAAGAGGGGAAAAGGTAAAACCCGCAATAGACAGGAAAAAAGAGCAAAAAAGCAGGTATGAAAAAGCTAAAGAGGATCTTGAAAAAGAGATAAAGGAAGAGCAAAGCCTGACAATTTCAACGCCAGAGCTCCTGACTGTTGTGAGGGTTATTCCGCAGGTAGGGGAAATGGCGGAAAACGAAGAGATTGAAAAAATAGGAATGCAGATAGCCATGGAATACGAGAGGGACCAAGGAAGGGTACCAGAGGATGTCTCCAGGGAAAACCTGGGCTTTGATATACGCTCAAGAGGGAAGGAAGAAATCAGATACATCGAAGTAAAGGCGAGGGCAAAGGACGGAGAAATCATCTTAACCCCGAATGAATGGATCAAAGCCAGGATGCTCAGGGAAAAGTATTGGTTGTATGTTGTGACAAACGCCGAAAACAATCCAGAACTTTACATTATAAACAATCCAGCAGAAAATCTCAAAGCAATAGAGAAAGTCGAGGTTGTCAGGTACATAATCAACCCAGAGGAATGGAAAAGAAAAAGGATGGAGGTACTGAAATGGAAGAAAGATTTATAG
- a CDS encoding inorganic diphosphatase: protein MDELVVDVLIEIPKGSRNKYEYDKKRNLIRFDRMLFSSVHYPCDYGYITDTLALDGDPLDALVLVWEPTFPGCLIESIPVGLFLMRDEKGPDEKVLCVPKNDPLWNHIKDLEDVPPHLLKEIEHFFSIYKELEGKKVVIEGWKPKSMAIEIIKQARKRYQLKQDCD from the coding sequence TTGGACGAACTTGTTGTTGACGTATTGATTGAAATTCCCAAAGGCAGTAGAAACAAATATGAATACGACAAAAAGCGCAACCTCATACGATTCGACAGGATGTTGTTTTCATCGGTGCATTATCCATGTGACTATGGTTATATAACAGACACGCTGGCTTTGGACGGCGATCCGCTTGATGCTTTGGTGCTGGTTTGGGAACCGACTTTTCCTGGTTGTTTAATTGAATCAATTCCTGTGGGTTTATTCCTCATGCGCGATGAAAAGGGACCAGACGAAAAGGTGCTTTGTGTACCCAAGAATGATCCACTTTGGAACCACATAAAAGATCTTGAGGACGTTCCTCCTCACTTGTTAAAAGAAATCGAGCACTTTTTCTCAATCTACAAAGAACTTGAAGGAAAGAAGGTTGTTATAGAAGGTTGGAAACCAAAGAGTATGGCTATAGAGATCATCAAACAGGCTCGAAAGAGATATCAATTGAAGCAAGATTGTGATTGA
- a CDS encoding histidine triad nucleotide-binding protein yields MCVFCEIIQGRQSSEKVYEDEDFIVIKDIKPVAPVHLLLIYKKHVPTINDLTNEDFPKLVRMFEIIQKVTKDQGIESYRIVQNNGKDAGQEIYHIHFHIIGGRKLKGIG; encoded by the coding sequence ATGTGCGTTTTCTGCGAAATAATCCAAGGAAGACAATCAAGTGAAAAAGTTTATGAAGATGAAGATTTTATAGTGATCAAAGACATTAAGCCTGTTGCGCCGGTTCATCTTTTGCTGATCTATAAAAAACATGTTCCTACCATAAACGATTTAACGAATGAGGATTTTCCAAAGTTGGTAAGGATGTTTGAGATAATTCAAAAGGTTACAAAAGATCAAGGTATTGAAAGCTATAGAATCGTTCAAAACAACGGTAAAGACGCTGGACAAGAGATTTACCACATTCACTTTCACATAATAGGTGGTAGAAAGTTGAAGGGAATTGGGTGA
- a CDS encoding nucleotidyltransferase domain-containing protein, producing the protein MDREKILETLKKVSEEAYKTFPQIKKIILFGSLARGDHTGLSDVDLILVATNLPKNPIERLKLFYPFFSDRIPIALDLIVIEENEMENIKHMLGGPTIIL; encoded by the coding sequence TTGGACAGAGAGAAAATCCTTGAGACACTGAAAAAAGTTTCAGAAGAAGCGTACAAAACTTTTCCTCAAATAAAGAAAATCATTCTCTTTGGTTCACTTGCAAGAGGGGATCACACAGGCTTAAGTGACGTAGATTTGATTCTTGTTGCAACGAATCTTCCAAAAAACCCCATAGAAAGATTGAAACTTTTTTATCCATTTTTCTCAGACAGAATTCCTATCGCCCTTGATTTGATAGTGATCGAAGAAAATGAAATGGAAAACATCAAGCACATGTTGGGTGGTCCTACGATAATCCTGTAA